A window of Trichoderma atroviride chromosome 3, complete sequence contains these coding sequences:
- a CDS encoding uncharacterized protein (EggNog:ENOG41~TransMembrane:1 (o261-282i)) yields MPLRFLELPWPLSAARPRPCPPLLRIPNSRPSRLSTVAPISSLEPIQPLLGSPSATRARPSRPSRRKPPPSAEPPTLVDVAPHDITASVYTFTSWGVITTSTGQPPNPTATSKNNDGVFSRCYNKDGKDAPFCTPYTNSSLLTGSTYYITWDPDYYNKTNFKTNMTYEITVRLDYLNRTSNEWVKLESFDDNKVPASWGFWPLKVKKDYLMGEKTNNITITLLSAPRGSNDKNSSIALPVLFEKPALPQNSKTELPTGHTLSIALPLAFGCFVFIVVGLFMWNRKSRRIELGNIMGRSRRGYNGRKARRNIFHSRKDSVPLHNADDHLRDGDYHDAPIAGRRDSEALGSLAGTPINETFEQQGTTGGHKNAFRDEMARQNQERRGGY; encoded by the exons ATGCCATTGCGGTTCTTGGAGCTGCCGTGGCCGCTCTCTGCAGCCCGGCCGCGGCCATGCCCACCGCTGCTCCGTATCCCGAACTCGAGGCCCTCGAGGCTCTCCACCGTCGCgcccatctccagcctcgagCCGATCCAACCGCTGCTTGGGTCACCGTCGGCGACGAGGGCACGCCCGTCAAGACCATCACGCCGAAAGCCACCACCATCAGCGGAACCCCCCACGCTGGTCGACGTTGCGCCTCACGATATCACGGCCTCGGTGTACACCTTTACGAGCTGGGGAGTCATTACAACCAGCACTGGCCAGCCGCCTAACCCGACCGCTACATCCAAGAACAATGACGGAGTCTTTTCGCGGTGCTACAacaaggacggcaaggacGCCCCCTTCTGCACACCCTACACAAACAGCTCGCTTCTGACAGGCAGCACCTATTATA TTACTTGGGATCCCGACTACTACAACAAGACCAACTTCAAGACCAACATGACTTATGAAATCACCGTTCGTCTGGACTACCTCAACAGGACAAGCAATGAATGGGTTAAGCTTGAGAGCTTCGACGACAACAAGGTGCCAGCCTCGTGGGGGTTCTGGCCGCTTAAAGTCAAAAAGGATTACCTCATGGGCGAGAAGACCAacaacatcaccatcacccTTCTGAGCGCTCCCCGGGGCAGCAACGACAAGAACAGCTCCATTGCCCTCCCAGTGCTTTTCGAAAAGCCCGCTTTACCCCAGAACTCAAAGACCGAGCTTCCCACGGGTCACACGCTCTCCATCGCTCTGCCTCTCGCTTTTggctgcttcgtcttcatcgtcgtcggcctcTTTATGTGGAACCGCAAGAGCCGCCGCATCGAGCTCGGCAACATCATGGGCCGCTCTCGCCGAGGCTACAACGGCCGCAAGGCTCGCCGAAACATTTTCCACTCGAGGAAGGATAGCGTCCCGCTGCACAACGCGGATGACCACTTGAGAGACGGAGATTATCACGATGCGCCCATCGCTGGTCGACGCGATAGCGAGGCTCTGGGCAGCCTGGCCGGCACTCCTATCAATGAGACGTTTGAACAGCAGGGCACCACTGGCGGTCACAAAAATGCTTTCCGGGACGAGATGGCTCGACAGAATCAAGAGAGACGTGGAGGATACTAA